Proteins from one Salvelinus sp. IW2-2015 linkage group LG9, ASM291031v2, whole genome shotgun sequence genomic window:
- the LOC111968772 gene encoding bcl-2-modifying factor encodes MDDEEDDVFEPDSHCWRTAFGEIKYEDRGTQTPSPVLPLPNNMLPCGVAQEPRPLFYGNAGFRLHFPAQFERVGDQGPLGERGGMERLDQQPQQPARSIEVCIGQKLQLIGDQFHQEHLQVYHRNQRNMRPLWRRLASALLTLLFEQEAIAGGGRAGWR; translated from the exons ATGGACGATGAGGAGGATGATGTGTTTGAGCCAGACTCCCACTGCTGGCGCACAGCCTTCGGGGAGATAAAGTACGAGGACAGGGGAACCCAGACACCCAGCCCTGTCCTGCCACTGCCCAATAATATGCTGCCCTGCGGGGTGGCCCAGGAGCCCAGACCACTCTTCTACG GCAACGCAGGCTTTCGATTGCACTTCCCAGCGCAGTTTGAGCGTGTTGGAGACCAGGGGCCTCTGGGAGAGCGAGGGGGGATGGAGCGGCTCGATCAGCAGCCCCAGCAGCCAGCACGCAGCATAGAGGTCTGCATTGGACAGAAACTCCAACTCATCGGAGACCAGTTCCACCAAGAACACCTTCAAGTG TATCACCGAAACCAAAGGAACATGAGGCCCTTGTGGAGGCGCCTGGCCTCGGCTCTGCTCACCCTGCTGTTTGAGCAGGAGGCCATCGCTGGAGGGGGGAGAGCAGGGTGGAGGTGA